One region of Zingiber officinale cultivar Zhangliang chromosome 7B, Zo_v1.1, whole genome shotgun sequence genomic DNA includes:
- the LOC122006721 gene encoding glucan endo-1,3-beta-glucosidase 7-like gives MASRNPFWAVIIAALFLALPSAKSQSFIGVNYGEVADNLPPPADTARLLQSTTISKVRLYGADPNILRALAGTGISVVIGAANGDIPALASDPMAAANWVSANVLPFIPATDISVVALGNEAFSSGDASLASQLLPAMQNLRTALAAASSAAAGIKVSTVNIMSVLASSDPPSSGAFHADVLPALKGVLAFLKDTGSPFMINPYPFFAYQSDPSPETLAFCLFQPNAGRHDAGSGSTYMNMFDAQVDAVRAAIAAAGFPEVEIVVAETGWPYRGDAGEEGATVENAQAYNGGLVAHLRSLAGTPMAPGKSVDTYIFALYDEDLKPGPTSERSFGLFRLDLTPTYDAGITKSSSNAAGPVSQNSTEATPQRAVGKGWCVPKLGATEAELQANLDYACGQRMVDCSPIQQGGACFEPNTVRSHAAYSMNQFYQVSGRNAYDCDFSGSAVVTTDNPSYSTCVYNGGQ, from the exons GGTGAGGTTGCCGACAACCTCCCGCCGCCGGCGGACACGGCGCGGCTCCTCCAGTCGACCACCATCTCCAAGGTCCGCCTTTATGGTGCCGATCCCAACATCCTCCGCGCGCTCGCCGGTACCGGCATCTCCGTCGTCATCGGCGCCGCCAACGGCGACATCCCCGCCCTGGCCTCCGACCCCATGGCCGCAGCCAACTGGGTCTCCGCCAACGTCCTTCCCTTCATCCCCGCCACCGACATCTCCGTCGTTGCTTTGGGCAACGAGGCCTTCAGCTCCGGCGATGCTTCGCTCGCGTCTCAGCTTCTCCCGGCGATGCAGAACCTCCGCACCGCCCTCGCCGCAGCTTCCTCCGCTGCCGCCGGCATCAAGGTCTCTACTGTCAACATCATGTCTGTGCTCGCCAGCTCCGACCCGCCTTCCTCCGGCGCCTTCCACGCCGACGTGCTCCCCGCGCTCAAGGGCGTCCTCGCCTTCCTAAAGGACACCGGAAGCCCCTTCATGATCAATCCCTACCCTTTCTTCGCGTACCAGAGTGACCCGAGTCCGGAGACGCTGGCCTTCTGCCTCTTCCAGCCCAACGCCGGGCGGCACGACGCCGGCTCGGGGTCGACCTACATGAACATGTTCGACGCGCAGGTGGACGCGGTGAGGGCGGCCATCGCGGCGGCGGGGTTCCCGGAGGTGGAGATTGTTGTGGCGGAGACCGGGTGGCCGTACAGGGGGGACGCAGGGGAGGAGGGAGCGACGGTGGAGAACGCCCAGGCGTACAACGGCGGCCTGGTGGCGCACCTGCGCTCCCTCGCCGGAACGCCGATGGCGCCGGGTAAGTCGGTGGACACCTACATCTTCGCGCTCTACGACGAGGATCTGAAGCCCGGGCCGACCTCCGAACGCTCCTTCGGCCTCTTCCGCCTCGACCTCACGCCCACCTACGACGCCGGCATCACCAAGTCTTCCTCCAACGCCGCTGGCCCTGTTTCCCAG AACTCGACGGAGGCGACGCCGCAGAGGGCTGTGGGGAAAGGCTGGTGTGTGCCGAAGCTGGGGGCGACGGAGGCGGAGCTGCAGGCGAACTTGGACTATGCTTGTGGGCAGCGGATGGTGGACTGCAGCCCGATCCAGCAAGGAGGGGCGTGCTTCGAGCCGAACACCGTACGATCGCACGCGGCGTACTCGATGAACCAGTTCTACCAGGTCTCCGGCCGCAACGCCTATGACTGCGACTTCTCCGGCTCCGCCGTCGTCACCACCGACAACCCCA